In Haematobia irritans isolate KBUSLIRL chromosome 1, ASM5000362v1, whole genome shotgun sequence, a genomic segment contains:
- the gpp gene encoding DOT1 like histone lysine methyltransferase grappa isoform X4, with product MATPQVKDLVLRSPAGSSEVITFSWPLQVGTGQDRHDNGIDIIDTIKFVCDELPSISSAFEEINLNHIDTACYKTMTNLVDRFNKAVDSIVALEKGTSLPAERLNKFAHPSLLRHILQLVYNFAVLDPDKLNNYEPFSPEVYGETSYELVLQMIKHVNVTNDDTFIDLGSGVGQVVLQMAGSFPLKTCIGIEKADTPARYAERMDMFFRQFMAWFGKRFCEYKLLKGDFLVDEHREKITSSSLVFVNNFAFGPNVDHQLKERFADLRDGARVVSSKSFCPLNFRITDRNLSDIGTIMHVSEIPPLKGSVSWTCKPVSYYLHVIDRTILERYFQRLKTQKGAENDHVGGSTRTTRDRAKREANNQASGNSQSSSSLTARTSSPAANNTNNSNSSISTTTTTASTATTNSASNTITKTRQQQQQQQQQQQQQQQRSNEMETSTESDNDAITTNGGNSNGSGGPITRKNWSDWASSKGGKSSQSDEEENNNSIATASSTRTVRTTTQKKRKKLTRKAAIASKSAAAAAQREAAAKERAEAAAAASKDNSSNQDGSSNTTVGARAGSATTNGVGGRKGRLKKGAVRGRRCANIAGLEVLHKQTLLSTSIDAMTKKLPPAPGCVDQQLTSLLTQNMAHRELDIPTAPQDTPYALQILLDVFRTQYMAMIEQMKSKAFIPNIKRQIQLEQERKQRIKNRASQLDKQIKVLIDDSVALLKVRMNELGINVSSPNDLIAKAKEIVGRHKELQGVAKKIQSQVTACEMEQRRLLKKQLQHLPEYQCIYGANGKTKLHDLPGGELSEAAAHELVLKEIANTLAQRKKLVAQVSCIEKEAKSLEKAAEERRATAALLAQGTNIIMANPAAAAATNANAAMNSPSNQPLQLTTHNHVNTISINHVTNSSATSSSSSATATPTSLVPNNAAAIQPSITVTKAPGKTGRRARDHRSRSQEWPDVPDVGKIEESNPEVLAQKILETGRKIEASKLAMANAKHQQPLALNNHHYQQQQSLSQAQPQHHHHNQQIPHSQPPPPHHHHPEDKPYRSKHQRSASNEHLQNINFAGQFSQGASDASTLMPAPKHRGEHSALNSVAPPPVANNNLRSLNGPAAAAMTSSILPKCELPGMRKSHSNSSVTPVVSIQESPKVANFEDRLKSIITSALNEDQEQRKAQQVSQVHIDVSPTQQSPVPKRSKHGVGNTSSSSANSQNSLSNIINVATHGMTHLNATTTISPINTALPPPPPQSKYGPSSAASSSSSSSPSSVSKAMLQPINATSSAHLNSAPASKGSSSASSSKYNTHHGPLNHQSGGAHANSSHPYGHPTAAEHNILRRRSSISAASYEHFLAQQQQQQQQQQLHHNHQQHMMMNSHNPTMPLEFKQPPVENHHQLGHQQRSSSREMLVDEPVRSSSANSDSAIPYYPPTRDRLMSMERSNSRESAGVGPQHHGPSQQQQQQPPSRPSSNSSQPDYTQVSPAKMALRRHLSQEKLNQHAPSGGNSNSMPGMASKTIGDLVNGEIERTLEITHQSIINAAVNMSVTVGTASGERNPYLLDRSIYATGNENQRERDRSNERERERERERERERERMIINNSAQRPERVHVKVVDEHPAGTTSGVGGYNDISPRSSVATSETKSQYAHNLATLANVAYQHKSMAGGVNSGPTGPPPPSSATHPSGNASSSGSSSSRHYNNNMNRSERDASANMASYPHGAKVTSNAGNSSSMANRDYQPVALPRAEMKPCIEAYFHEEQHHTQAHQQAHHHGSSAHSHHKSSSKDKHSSRNNRINGTNPPLEGLAASLMASRKFREEHEERQKRAAAASNTTNMSGSNNANSAPHNNDATINLGQQQHNRHMDHYGGNTYGQQQQQQQTTSSTTHNNHHRHNGSPMKVELGVKRTSPMTNHHPRASKMPHYSHEQPAMSHASSGVSGGGGGNNHPHHHQQQQQQQQHQNQHHHHHQQQQQLHQQQHHHQMGHHSSSTTAGNPYANTNGGLPNSHHHGHHNASGGYPQHSPSSSSTTHRRVFKLDTTSTTTAITTSSTTLGNFDYRRSTIQTQQSTTTPLQILPSSQIPSYHNHNNTNQYHHNPTNPIGINVADSSTTKD from the exons GAAAAAGGAACCTCACTGCCCGCGGAGCGTCTCAATAAATTCGCCCATCCCAGTcttttaagacacattttacaattaGTCTACAATTTTGCCGTACTCGATCCCGATAAATTGAACAATTATGAACCCTTTTCACCGGAGGTTTATGGTGAAACCTCATATGAATTGGTTCTACAAATGATCAAACATGTGAATGTCACCAACGATGACACATTCATTGATTTGGGTTCGGGCGTGGGACAAGTTGTCCTACAAATGGCCGGTTCATTTCCCCTTAAGACATGTATTGGTATTGAAAAGGCCGATACGCCAGCCCGTTATGCCGAACGTATGGATATGTTTTTTCGTCAATTTATGGCATGGTTTGGCAAACGTTTCTGCGAATATAAACTCTTGAAGGGAGATTTTTTGGTCGATGAACATCGTGAGAAAATAACCAGCTCTTCATTGgtgtttgtaaataattttgcaTTCGGACCGAATGTTGATCATCAGCTTAAGGAAAGATTTGCCGATTTGAGAGATGGTGCCCGGGTAGTGTCATCGAAATCATTTTGTCCTTTAAATTTTCGTATAACAGATAG AAATTTAAGTGATATTGGAACAATTATGCATGTCAGCGAAATACCTCCCTTAAAGGGTTCTGTATCATGGACCTGCAAACCGGTTTCATATTATCTTCATGTTATCGATCGTACAATATTAGAGCGTTATTTTCAACGTTTGAAAACCCAAAAAGGTGCTGAAAACGATCATGTGG GTGGTTCTACACGTACAACTCGGGATCGAGCCAAACGAGAAGCAAACAATCAGGCTTCCGGTAATTCACAAAGTTCTTCTTCGTTGACCGCCCGTACTAGTTCTCCAGCGGCTAACAATACCAATAATTCGAATAGCTCTATATCAACTACAACTACAACGGCCTCAACGGCAACGACCAACTCTGCCAGCAACACTATTACTAAGACaaggcaacagcaacaacaacagcagcagcagcagcagcagcaacagcaacgcTCAAACGAAATGGAAACATCAACCGAAAGTGATAATGATGCGATAACAACAAACGGTGGCAATAGTAATGGCAGTGGTGGTCCTATTACCcgtaaaaattggtccgatTGGGCCAGTTCAAAAGGAGGCAAAAGCTCACAGTCGGATGAGGAGGAGAATAATAACTCCATAGCAACGGCATCATCTACCCGCACTGTACGCACTACAACACAAAAGAAACGCAAGAAATTAACACGCAAGGCAGCCATTGCTAGTAAGAGTGCCGCCGCAGCTGCCCAAAGAGAAGCAGCCGCTAAAGAACGTGCTGAGGCAGCTGCTGCTGCCTCTAAAGATAATTCTTCCAATCAGGATGGTAGTAGTAATACGACAGTTGGTGCTAGAGCTGGatctgcaacaacaaatggtgtGGGTGGTCGAAAGGGTCGTCTGAAAAAGGGTGCTGTTCGTGGCAGAAGATGTGCCAATATAGCTGGCCTGGAAGTGTTACACAAACAGACCCTATTATCCACATCCATTGATGCAATGACCAAGAAACTACCACCCGCCCCTGGATGTGTGGATCAACAGTTGACGTCATTGCTAACGCAAAATATGGCTCACAGGGAGTTGGATATACCCACAGCACCTCAGGATACACCTTACGCTTTGCAAATTCTGCTCGATGTATTCCGTACCCAGTACATGGCCATGATAGAACAAATGAAATCCAAGGCATTTATACCCAATATCAAGCGCCAAATACAATTGGAGCAAGAACGCAAACAGCGTATCAAGAATCGTGCCTCTCAATTGGACAAACAGATAAAGGTGTTAATTGACGATAGTGTGGCTTTGTTGAAAGTGCGTATGAATGAATTGGGTATAAATGTTTCGTCGCCCAATGATCTAATAGCCAAGGCCAAGGAAATTGTGGGCCGCCACAAGGAGCTACAGGGTGTTGCCAAGAAGATACAAAGCCAGGTAACAGCCTGTGAAATGGAGCAGCGTCGTCTATTGAAGAAACAATTGCAACATCTGCCCGAATATCAATGCATCTATGGAGCAAATGGCAAAACCAAGTTACACGATCTACCCGGTGGTGAGCTTTCCGAAGCAGCAGCCCATGAGCTGGTATTAAAGGAGATAGCAAATACTTTGGCCCAACGTAAGAAATTGGTGGCCCAAGTATCGTGTATAGAAAAAGAAGCCAAGAGTTTGGAAAAGGCTGCTGAAGAGAGGAGAGCCACAGCAGCCTTGTTGGCCCAAGGAACCAATATAATAATGGCGAatccagcagcagcagcagctacCAATGCAAATGCAGCCATGAATTCACCCTCCAATCAGCCCTTGCAGCTAACTACCCACAATCATGTGAATACAATTTCCATAAATCATGTAACGAATTCATCGGCGACATCATCCTCCTCGAGTGCAACTGCAACCCCTACCTCCTTAGTGCCAAATAATGCTGCTGCCATCCAACCATCAATAACGGTTACAAAAGCCCCCGGCAAGACGGGAAGACGAGCTCGAGATCATCGTTCTCGTTCACAGGAATGGCCAGATGTACCAGATGTTGGTAAAATTGAAGAAAGCAATCCCGAAGTATTGGCCCAGAAAATATTGGAAACTGGAAGGAAAATCGAAGCCAGTAAATTGGCCATGGCCAATGCTAAGCATCAACAACCTTTGGCTCTGAATAATCATCATTATCAACAGCAGCAGTCGCTGTCGCAAGCACAGCCGCAACATCATCACCACAATCAACAAATCCCACATTCTCAACCACCTCCtccacatcatcatcatcctgaGGACAAACCATATCGCAGCAAACACCAACGGTCAGCGAGTAATGaacatttgcaaaatattaattttgcagGACAATTTTCGCAAGGAGCATCGGATGCTAGCACCCTAATGCCAGCTCCCAAACATCGTGGAGAACATTCTGCATTGAATAGTGTAGCTCCTCCTCCAGTAGCCAATAACAACTTGCGATCACTTAATGGACCAGCCGCCGCCGCTATGACCAGCAGTATATTACCCAAATGCGAATTGCCCGGCATGCGTAAGAGTCATTCGAATTCTTCCGTGACCCCGGTGGTTAGCATTCAAGAGTCTCCCAAAGTAGCCAACTTCGAAGATAGACTAAAGAGCATAATAACATCAGCACTCAATGAGGATCAAGAACAACGTAAAGCCCAACAAGTGAGTCAAGTACACATTGATGTCTCTCCCACCCAACAGTCGCCTGTGCCGAAACGTAGTAAACATGGAGTGGGCAATACTTCGTCTTCATCGGCGAATTCTCAGAACTCTTTGAGCAATATTATCAATGTGGCTACACATGGTATGACCCATTTGAATGCAACTACAACAATATCGCCCATAAATACAGCTTTACCTCCACCACCGCCGCAAAGTAAATATGGGCCTTCATCGGCGGCGTCGTCGTCCTCATCCTCATCACCCTCGTCCGTATCAAAGGCAATGTTACAACCAATTAATGCAACGTCTTCCGCTCATCTAAATTCAGCTCCTGCCTCAAAGGGTTCATCCTCGGCCTCATCGTCAAAGTATAATACCCATCATGGACCTTTAAACCATCAAAGTGGTGGGGCACATGCCAACAGCAGTCATCCCTATGGACATCCTACAGCTGCGGAGCATAATATCTTGAGGCGGCGCAGTTCGATAAGTGCTGCAAGTTACGAACACTTTTtggcacaacaacaacaacagcagcaacagcaacaactaCACCATAATCATCAACAGCATATGATGATGAATTCCCATAACCCAACTATGCCACTGGAGTTTAAACAACCTCCTGTGGAAAATCACCATCAATTGGGTCACCAACAACGATCCAGTAGCCGAGAAATGCTGGTGGATGAGCCAGTACGTTCAAGTTCTGCCAATTCCGATTCAGCTATACCCTATTACCCACCAACACGAGACCGCCTAATGTCCATGGAGAGAAGTAATAGCAGAGAGTCGGCTGGCGTGGGACCTCAACATCATGGACCgtcgcaacaacaacaacaacaaccgccTAGCCGACCCAGTTCGAATTCATCACAACCCGACTATACGCAAGTGTCACCAGCAAAAATGGCATTAAGACGTCATCTTTCCCAAGAGAAACTGAATCAACATGCCCCATCTGGTGGCAATAGTAATTCCATGCCTGGAATGGCTTCGAAAACCATTGGGGATTTGGTTAATGGAGAAATCGAGAGAACCTTGGAAATAACCCATCAATCAATTATAAATGCGGCCGTAAATATGTCGGTAACGGTAGGCACGGCTTCTGGGGAAAGGAATCCTTATCTGCTTGATAGAAGTATTTATGCCACTGGCAACGAGAATCAACGTGAACGAGATCGTTCTAATGAAAGAGAAAGGGAAAGAGAGCGTGAGCGTGAAAGAGAACGCGAACGAATGATTATCAATAACAGTGCCCAAAGACCAGAACGTGTTCACGTTAAAGTGGTAGATGAACATCCGGCCGGAACAACATCAGGTGTTGGCGGCTATAATGACATCTCACCGAGATCCTCTGTGGCGACATCCGAAACAAAATCACAATATGCTCATAATTTGGCCACTTTAGCCAATGTAGCATACCAACATAAATCAATGGCTGGAGGAGTAAATAGTGGACCGACGGGACCACCACCACCGTCTTCAGCAACTCATCCCTCAGGAAATGCATCTTCATCGGGATCATCATCTTCGCGACATTATAATAACAATATGAATCGAAGCGAAAGAGATGCATCTGCCAATATGGCATCCTATCCACATGGCGCCAAAGTTACATCGAATGCTGGAAATTCCTCTTCAATGGCTAATAGAGATTATCAACCAGTAGCCTTGCCTAGAGCCGAAATGAAGCCTTGTATTGAGGCGTATTTCCACGAAGAACAACATCATACTCAGGCACACCAACAAGCACATCATCATGGAAGTTCTGCTCATTCTCATCATAAATCGTCGAGCAAGGATAAACATTCAAGCAGAAATAATCGTATCAATGGCACCAATCCTCCACTTGAAG GTTTGGCGGCTTCTCTAATGGCCTCACGCAAATTTCGTGAAGAACATGAGGAACGACAAAAAAGAGCAGCTGCAGCCTCAAATACTACTAACATGAGTGGTAGTAATAACGCAAATAGTGCTCCACATAATAATGATGCCACTATAAATCTGGGTCAACAACAGCATAATCGACATATGGATCATTATGGTGGTAACACGTATggccaacagcaacaacaacaacaaacaacatCATCAACCACTCATAATAATCATCACCGTCATAATGGATCTCCCATGAAGGTGGAAC TTGGTGTAAAAAGAACCTCACCCATGACAAATCATCATCCAAGGGCTTCAAAAATGCCACATTACTCACATGAGCAGCCAGCAATGTCACATGCAAGTTCAGGAGttagtggtggtggtggcggtaATAATCATCCacatcatcatcagcagcagcagcaacaacaacaacatcagaaccaacaccaccaccatcatcagcagcagcagcagctacATCAGCAGCAACATCATCATCAAATGGGCCATCATAGTTCTTCGACAACGGCTGGCAATCCTTATGCAAATACAAATGGTGGTTTACCAAATAGCCACCACCATGGACATCATAATGCTAGTGGTGGTTATCCACAGCATTCGCCTTCATCGTCGTCAACAACACATAGACGTG